In Meleagris gallopavo isolate NT-WF06-2002-E0010 breed Aviagen turkey brand Nicholas breeding stock chromosome 5, Turkey_5.1, whole genome shotgun sequence, a single window of DNA contains:
- the LOC104911108 gene encoding myosin-binding protein C, cardiac-type-like — MFTAKVAGESLLKKPSVKWFKGKWMDLASKVGKHLQLRDNYDRNNKVYIFEMEIIEANMTFAGGYRCEVSTKDKFDSSNFNLIVNEAPTSGEMDIRAAFRRTSLAGGGRRMTSAFLSTEGSEESGELNFSALLKKR; from the exons ATGTTCACTGCCAAAGTTGCAGGTGAGAGCCTGCTAAAGAAACCGTCAGTGAAATGGTTCAAAGGAAAGTGGATGGACCTGGCAAGCAAAGTGGGGAAACATCTCCAGCTGCGTGACAACTATGACAGAAACAACAAG GTGTACATATTTGAAATGGAAATCATAGAAGCAAATATGACTTTTGCAGGAGGGTACAGATGTGAGGTGTCTACCAAGGACAAGTTTGATAGTTCTAATTTCAACCTGATAGTCAATG AGGCACCAACAAGTGGAGAAATGGATATTCGTGCTGCCTTCCGACGCAC GAGCCTGGCAGGAGGGGGCAGACGGATGACTTCAGCCTTTCTCAG TACTGAAGGATCTGAAGAATCTGGAGAGTTGAATTTTAGTGCCCTACTCAAAAAGAG GTAA
- the LOC104911109 gene encoding transcription factor PU.1: MPLLSVATCSPYYSFLSKVSYLPRMCLQYSSPPQPSSDEEDIERQSPPLEVSDGETDGVDPGPGIMHGETGSKKKIRLYQFLLDLLRSGDMKDSIWWVDKEKGTFQFSSKHKEALAHRWGIQKGNRKKMTYQKMARALRNYGKTGEVKKVKKKLTYQFSGEVMGRGVTDRKHYPH, from the exons ATGCCCTTACTCTCTGTTGCTACCTGCTCCCCCTACTATTCTTTTCTCTCAAAGGTTTCCTATTTGCCCCGGATGTGCCTACAGTACTCCTCTCCACCACAGCCCAGTTCTGATGAGGAGGACATTGAGAGACAGAGCCCGCCACTGGAGGTATCAGATGGGGAGACTGATGGTGTGGACCCTGGGCCTGGAATCATGCATGGCGAAACAG GCAGCAAGAAAAAGATTCGTCTGTATCAGTTCCTTCTGGACCTTCTTCGCAGTGGAGACATGAAGGACAGCATCTGGTGGGTAGATAAAGAAAAAGGTACTTTCCAGTTCTCCTCCAAACACAAAGAAGCATTGGCACATCGTTGGGGAATACAGAAGGGCAATCGCAAGAAAATGACCTACCAGAAGATGGCACGGGCTTTGAGAAACTACGGCAAGACAGGGGAGGTCAAAAAGGTCAAGAAGAAGCTGACCTACCAGTTTAGTGGAGAAGTGATGGGAAGGGGGGTCACTGATAGGAAGCATTATCCTCACTGA
- the LOC104911107 gene encoding myosin-binding protein C, cardiac-type-like: MLFRTLLFIVPEFSSFLRTANRGDGKSDSQPDVDVWEILRKAPPSEYEKIAFQYGITDLRGMLKRLKRIKKEEKKSTAFLKKLDPAYQVDKGQKIKLMVEVANPDADVKWLKNGQEIQVSGRYIFEAVGNKRILTINHCSLADDAAYECVVAEEKSFTELFVKEPPILITHPLEDQMVMVGERVEFECEVSEEGATVKWEKDGVELTREETFKYRFKKDGKKQYLIINESTKEDSGHYTVKTNGGVSVAELIVQEKKLEVYQSIADLTVKARDQAVFKCEVSDENVKGIWLKNGKEVVPDERIKISHIGRIHKLTIEDVTPGDEADYSFIPQGFAYNLSAKLQFLGKLS; this comes from the exons ATGCTTTTCCGAACACTTCTGTTCATCGTTCCTGAGTTCAGCAGTTTCTTGCGTACTGCAAATCG AGGTGACGGAAAAAGTGATTCACAACCTGATGTTGATGTCTGGGAAATCCTGAGGAAAGCTCCTCCTTCTGAATATgagaaaattgcttttcagtATGGTATCACAGATCTGCGTGGGATGCTGAAACGCCTCAAACGCAttaagaaggaagagaaaaaaagtacag CATTCCTCAAGAAACTGGATCCTGCTTATCAAGTGGACAAAGGGCAAAAGATTAAGTTAATGGTCGAAGTTGCCAATCCAGATGCTGATGTGAAATGGCTGAAGAACGGACAGGAGATCCAAGTGAGCGGCAG ATACATTTTTGAGGCCGTTGGGAATAAGAGAATATTGACCATAAACCACTGCTCTCTGGCTGACGATGCAGCCTATGAATGCGTTGTAGCTGAGGAGAAGAGCTTCACAGAATTATTCGTAAAAG AGCCCCCAATCCTGATCACTCACCCCCTGGAGGATCAAATGGTGATGGTTGGAGAGAGAGTGGAGTTTGAGTGTGAAGTGTCTGAGGAAGGAGCTACTGTGAAATG GGAAAAGGATGGTGTTGAGCTGACACGGGAAGAAACATTCAAGTACAGATttaagaaagatggaaaaaagcaGTATCTAATTATTAACGAGTCAACCAAGGAGGATAGCGGACACTACACAGTGAAGACAAACGGTGGGGTATCAGTTGCTGAACTAATTGTACAAG agaaaaagctGGAAGTTTATCAGAGCATTGCGGATCTGACAGTGAAGGCACGTGACCAGGCAGTCTTCAAGTGTGAAGTTTCTGatgaaaatgtgaaaggaatctggttgaaaaatggaaaggagGTGGTGCCAGATGAAAGAATAAAGATCTCCCATATTGGCAG GATCCATAAGCTAACCATTGAGGACGTTACACCAGGTGATGAGGCTGACTATTCCTTCATCCCTCAGGGATTTGCTTACAACCTTTCTGCCAAGCTCCAGTTTTTGGGTAAGTTATCTTAG